A region from the Candidatus Edwardsbacteria bacterium RifOxyA12_full_54_48 genome encodes:
- a CDS encoding 4-aminobutyrate aminotransferase (catalyzes the formation of succinate semialdehyde and glutamate from 4-aminobutanoate and 2-oxoglutarate): protein MKVLKKPILKGALPGPKARAIVERDHKSLSPSYTRSYPAVIEKAQGVWMTDVDGNVLLDFCAGIAVNSTGHCHPQVVKAITEQANKFLHYSGTDFYYSPEVELAERLNSISPTGRDNRVFFCNSGAEAVEGALKLARYYTKRPQFIAFIGAFHGRTLGAVSCTGSKTTQKKGFFPTMPGVTHVPYPNCYHCVFNKTYPGCKLECIKYIEDVVLKTILPPEEVAAIVFEPIQGEGGYVVPPKEAVVALRKLADKHGMLLISDEIQSGMGRTGKWFAMEHFGVKPDIITMAKGIASGMPMGAIIASSKVMSWKPGAHGNTFSGNPVCCAAGIATYEIIKKDLMKNSAAVGSYMMAELKKMQKKHPAIGDIRGKGLMIGVELVKDRKTREKDHDLMEAVVQEAFKRGLLMLGCGTNTLRICPPLIITKEEAKVGLEILDQVLKKVARKR, encoded by the coding sequence ATGAAAGTATTGAAAAAACCGATATTAAAGGGTGCTTTGCCCGGGCCCAAGGCCAGGGCCATCGTGGAGCGCGACCATAAGTCATTGTCCCCTTCCTACACCCGTTCCTATCCGGCGGTCATCGAAAAGGCCCAGGGCGTCTGGATGACCGATGTGGACGGTAATGTGCTGCTGGATTTCTGCGCTGGCATCGCCGTGAATTCCACCGGGCACTGCCATCCCCAGGTGGTGAAGGCCATCACCGAGCAGGCCAACAAATTCCTACATTACTCTGGAACCGATTTCTATTACTCTCCGGAAGTGGAATTGGCCGAGCGGTTGAACTCCATATCTCCCACTGGTCGGGACAACCGGGTGTTCTTCTGCAACTCCGGGGCCGAGGCGGTCGAAGGGGCCCTGAAGCTGGCCCGCTATTACACCAAGCGTCCCCAGTTCATCGCTTTTATCGGAGCATTTCACGGCCGGACTTTGGGGGCGGTCTCCTGCACCGGCTCCAAGACCACCCAGAAGAAGGGCTTCTTTCCCACCATGCCGGGAGTGACCCACGTGCCCTACCCCAACTGCTATCATTGTGTCTTCAACAAGACCTATCCCGGCTGCAAACTGGAGTGCATCAAATACATCGAAGATGTGGTGCTCAAGACCATCCTTCCTCCCGAGGAAGTGGCGGCCATAGTGTTCGAGCCCATTCAGGGTGAGGGTGGATATGTGGTGCCCCCCAAGGAGGCGGTGGTGGCTCTGCGCAAGCTGGCCGACAAACACGGCATGCTGCTGATCTCCGACGAGATCCAGTCGGGAATGGGGCGGACCGGCAAGTGGTTCGCCATGGAGCATTTCGGGGTAAAGCCCGACATCATCACCATGGCCAAGGGCATAGCCTCAGGGATGCCGATGGGAGCCATCATAGCATCGTCCAAGGTCATGAGCTGGAAACCGGGCGCCCACGGCAACACCTTCAGCGGCAACCCGGTGTGCTGCGCGGCTGGCATCGCCACCTACGAGATCATCAAGAAGGACCTGATGAAGAACTCGGCCGCGGTGGGCAGCTACATGATGGCCGAGCTGAAGAAGATGCAGAAGAAGCACCCGGCCATCGGCGACATCCGCGGCAAGGGGCTGATGATCGGAGTGGAGCTGGTCAAGGACCGCAAGACCCGGGAGAAGGACCACGACCTGATGGAGGCGGTGGTCCAGGAGGCCTTCAAACGCGGCCTGCTGATGCTGGGCTGCGGCACCAACACCCTCAGGATCTGTCCGCCGCTGATCATCACCAAGGAAGAGGCCAAGGTGGGCCTGGAAATCCTGGACCAGGTGCTGAAAAAGGTCGCCAGGAAGAGATAA